Proteins co-encoded in one Methylomonas albis genomic window:
- a CDS encoding AAA family ATPase has translation MKLLNLTLDGSYKGLSNQSFDFSVADGNVIAFVGLNGSGKSQLLELIAEFFAYVERALRKDFKVRKSFPFTVSVEYELRSFHAVEPNLIYVYRITIHKSGNIALHIYDRSNGWKEWGFDNAVIPMHVVGYSSGLNENIQRSFLKNAVQYFDVMKVRADRRQRLAAKLDERGIANINRFYAARYSGIFDKSLSSDDSDLDYQSLIEKDTRLPANIFLDYDCNALLMASLSILDKDELKSLFSEIPYCYPQSFTIQYDLRKVPIEQDSISDIRQLIRIAGPDSLDGIGRRTSNNEYELYELPYLTGNIIFDFSKPGLLEKLRENYYSEPLSFFEKIYKLQLLGVKNWQSSDKKNLRNDTFDGNVKKPLKTKLPLSVIQLKLSDGRKCIDFDDLSDGEAQLIQTIGAARVFRDEPTLFLFDEPETHLNPAWRTNFHKHLSLALNKPNQQNQAIQMLLSTHSPFLVSSLQNENVFRFERMDDGSIIMDSVTSQTYGASFEVLIKQFFGLKSLISQTAVDEIKKHLEAGDDSAARQWIVENIGDSMEKAYLLRKLKV, from the coding sequence TTGAAACTGCTCAATCTTACTTTGGATGGCTCCTACAAGGGACTTAGCAATCAGAGTTTTGATTTTAGTGTCGCTGATGGCAATGTAATTGCTTTCGTTGGGTTAAACGGTTCGGGTAAATCTCAATTATTAGAACTAATTGCAGAATTTTTTGCTTATGTTGAGCGAGCGTTACGGAAAGATTTTAAAGTTAGAAAATCTTTTCCATTTACAGTATCGGTTGAGTATGAATTAAGGTCATTCCATGCTGTTGAGCCAAATCTTATTTATGTTTATCGCATCACTATTCATAAATCGGGAAATATTGCTCTCCATATATACGATAGAAGTAATGGCTGGAAGGAATGGGGTTTCGATAACGCTGTTATACCCATGCATGTTGTTGGCTACTCTTCAGGGTTAAATGAAAACATACAACGTAGTTTTCTGAAAAACGCTGTGCAATATTTTGACGTCATGAAGGTTCGTGCAGATCGAAGACAAAGATTGGCAGCTAAATTAGATGAGCGAGGAATCGCCAATATAAACCGTTTTTACGCTGCTCGTTACTCTGGCATTTTCGATAAATCATTGAGTTCAGACGACTCCGATTTGGATTATCAAAGCCTCATAGAAAAAGACACCCGACTACCGGCAAATATATTTCTTGATTATGATTGTAATGCGTTATTGATGGCGTCTTTGTCAATACTTGATAAAGACGAGCTTAAATCTTTATTTTCAGAAATACCTTATTGCTACCCACAGAGCTTTACTATCCAGTATGATCTAAGAAAAGTGCCAATTGAGCAGGATTCGATTAGCGATATACGTCAATTAATTCGTATTGCTGGGCCTGATTCGCTTGATGGCATAGGTCGTAGGACTAGCAACAACGAGTATGAGTTGTATGAATTGCCATATCTTACGGGCAATATTATTTTTGATTTTTCAAAGCCAGGCTTGCTAGAAAAGTTGAGAGAGAATTATTACTCTGAACCGCTTAGTTTTTTTGAAAAGATTTATAAGCTGCAATTGTTAGGTGTTAAAAACTGGCAATCCTCGGATAAGAAAAACCTTCGTAATGATACTTTTGATGGCAATGTAAAAAAACCTCTTAAGACGAAATTACCCTTATCAGTTATTCAGCTTAAATTATCCGATGGTCGAAAATGCATCGATTTTGACGATCTGAGCGATGGCGAAGCTCAACTCATACAAACGATAGGTGCTGCCAGGGTTTTTCGTGACGAGCCAACCTTGTTCCTATTTGATGAGCCTGAAACACATTTGAATCCTGCTTGGCGCACTAACTTTCACAAGCACCTGAGCCTTGCGTTGAACAAGCCTAATCAACAGAATCAGGCTATACAGATGCTGCTTTCCACTCATTCGCCATTCCTAGTTTCTTCGCTCCAAAATGAAAATGTGTTTCGCTTTGAGCGCATGGATGACGGATCAATCATCATGGACTCAGTCACTAGTCAGACCTATGGCGCTTCATTTGAAGTGTTGATTAAACAGTTCTTTGGGCTTAAATCATTGATTTCACAAACTGCGGTTGATGAAATTAAAAAACATCTTGAGGCTGGAGATGATTCTGCCGCAAGACAATGGATAGTGGAAAATATTGGCGATTCCATGGAGAAAGCTTATTTGCTAAGGAAGTTAAAGGTCTAA
- a CDS encoding restriction endonuclease subunit S — MFEEVLPDGWVSTRLGNYMFLKNGFAFKSTDYVDKSEDTFPIIRISNIDGKLASDKSAAHIKSANIANGFEVENGDLLIAMSGATTGKVGVYQGLMPAYQNQRVGNLKLIVDELGSKGFRNYLVAFLSPDILKIAYGGAQPNISGSAIENMVVNLPPLAEQHQIAAKLDELLAQVDGIKTRLDAIPKILKRFRQSVLAAAVTGNLTQEWRKVNPGIKYSANSVELTEFRGKELGMLPKNWQWLKFDQVASVASNLQDPLLTPEAFHIAPNHIESGTGKLLEYTTVSEDKVTSSKHRFYDGQILYSKIRPYLCKAAIVSFSGLCSADMYPINSKINTQYLFRWILSHQFTYWASNAESRSVLPKINQKDLGIIPVPTPPLQEQTEIVRRVEQLFAYADQIEQRVKDAQARVNHLTQSILAKAFRGELTADWRAQNPDLISGENSVEALLSKIKAERINGKRKK, encoded by the coding sequence ATGTTTGAAGAGGTTTTGCCTGACGGTTGGGTGAGCACTAGACTGGGCAACTATATGTTTTTAAAGAATGGTTTTGCCTTTAAAAGCACTGATTACGTTGATAAAAGCGAGGACACATTTCCAATAATTCGGATATCGAATATTGATGGAAAATTAGCTTCTGATAAATCAGCAGCTCATATAAAGTCTGCTAACATCGCAAATGGGTTTGAAGTTGAAAATGGTGATTTACTAATTGCGATGTCAGGTGCAACAACGGGTAAGGTTGGTGTGTATCAAGGTCTCATGCCAGCGTATCAGAATCAGCGAGTAGGAAATTTGAAACTCATTGTTGATGAATTAGGGTCGAAAGGTTTTCGAAATTATCTAGTTGCCTTTTTATCCCCTGACATTTTAAAAATAGCATATGGTGGAGCACAACCTAACATATCTGGTAGCGCTATTGAAAATATGGTGGTTAATTTGCCACCTCTCGCCGAACAACACCAAATCGCCGCCAAACTGGACGAACTGCTGGCACAGGTAGACGGCATCAAAACCCGCCTCGACGCCATCCCCAAAATCCTCAAACGCTTCCGTCAATCCGTTCTGGCTGCGGCGGTAACAGGCAATTTGACTCAAGAATGGCGAAAAGTTAATCCAGGCATAAAATACTCGGCAAATTCAGTTGAACTTACTGAGTTTCGAGGAAAAGAGTTAGGAATGCTTCCAAAAAATTGGCAGTGGTTAAAATTTGATCAGGTGGCTTCTGTTGCATCAAACTTACAAGATCCATTACTAACTCCTGAAGCTTTTCACATCGCGCCTAATCACATCGAATCAGGTACAGGAAAGTTATTAGAATATACGACAGTCTCAGAAGACAAAGTGACAAGTTCAAAGCATCGCTTTTATGATGGTCAAATTTTATATTCAAAGATTCGGCCTTATTTATGCAAAGCTGCAATAGTGAGCTTTTCCGGTCTTTGTAGCGCCGATATGTATCCAATAAATTCAAAAATTAATACTCAATACCTTTTTCGATGGATATTATCACACCAGTTTACCTATTGGGCGTCTAATGCAGAAAGTCGTTCTGTTTTACCAAAAATTAATCAAAAGGACCTCGGAATAATCCCTGTGCCGACTCCGCCTCTTCAAGAACAAACCGAAATCGTCCGCCGCGTCGAACAACTCTTCGCTTACGCCGACCAAATCGAACAACGCGTCAAAGACGCCCAGGCCCGCGTCAACCACCTGACTCAATCCATCCTCGCCAAAGCCTTTCGCGGCGAACTCACCGCTGACTGGCGAGCGCAGAATCCCGATCTAATCAGTGGCGAAAACAGTGTGGAAGCTTTACTGAGCAAGATCAAAGCTGAGCGCATTAACGGTAAACGTAAAAAATAA
- a CDS encoding class I SAM-dependent DNA methyltransferase, with translation MSNSEIVQKLWNLCDVLRDDGINYSDYVTELVLLLFIKMEYENTEAGILLKHKLPEGCRWLDLTKLSGLNLLNHYRQLLLDLSKSDDHLIAAIYADAQTRLREPRHLEQLIKSLDAIDWFSAKRDGLGDLYEGLLEKNASETKSGAGQYFTPRPLIDSIIRCIRPQAGELIQDPAAGTAGFLIAADAYIKEQTDDLYNLTEKLQSFQRNQAFVGMELVPGTRRLALMNCLLHGMEGDDEGVVHLGNTLGQPGTHLPKADVILTNPPFGTAKGGEASVTRDDFTYKTSNKQLVFLQHIYRSLKPGGRAAVVLPDNVLFEAGVGSDIRRDLMQKCNLHTILRLPTGIFYAQGVKTNVLFFSKGTAENPRQEENCTQQVWVYDLRTNMPSFGKRTPFDEQHLAPFEVCYHAENRQEADGQISLSLEEEGRGEREVESRWRCFSRDWIKTQKGDSLDIAWLKDQDSVDAASLPEPDVLAAEAMSEMTEALRELDGLMTALGKSDEATLQKKMLADILGLEGDIADV, from the coding sequence ATGAGCAATAGCGAAATCGTCCAAAAACTGTGGAATCTCTGTGACGTCTTAAGAGACGACGGCATCAACTATTCGGATTACGTCACCGAGCTGGTGTTGCTGCTGTTTATCAAAATGGAATACGAAAACACCGAAGCCGGTATCCTGCTAAAACATAAACTGCCGGAAGGCTGCCGCTGGCTGGATTTAACCAAGCTATCGGGCTTGAATCTGCTCAACCATTATCGGCAACTGCTGTTGGATTTATCCAAAAGCGATGACCATTTGATTGCAGCCATTTACGCCGACGCACAAACCCGTTTGCGCGAACCGCGTCATTTGGAACAACTGATCAAAAGCCTGGATGCTATCGACTGGTTCAGCGCCAAACGCGATGGCCTGGGCGACTTGTATGAAGGCCTGCTGGAGAAAAATGCCAGCGAAACCAAATCTGGCGCCGGTCAATACTTTACCCCGCGCCCCTTGATCGACAGCATCATCCGCTGCATCAGACCACAAGCCGGTGAACTGATTCAAGACCCTGCCGCCGGTACCGCCGGTTTCCTGATTGCCGCAGATGCATACATCAAGGAACAAACCGACGATCTTTACAACCTCACCGAAAAACTACAAAGCTTCCAGCGCAATCAAGCCTTTGTCGGCATGGAATTGGTGCCAGGTACCCGTCGTCTGGCGTTAATGAACTGCTTGTTGCACGGCATGGAAGGTGACGACGAAGGCGTGGTACATCTGGGCAATACCTTGGGACAACCTGGAACCCATTTACCCAAAGCCGACGTGATTCTGACCAATCCACCGTTCGGCACCGCCAAGGGCGGCGAAGCCAGCGTCACCCGTGACGACTTCACCTACAAAACCAGCAACAAGCAATTGGTGTTCTTGCAGCATATCTACCGTAGCCTGAAGCCAGGCGGACGCGCCGCCGTGGTGTTGCCGGATAACGTGCTATTCGAAGCCGGTGTCGGCAGCGACATCCGCCGCGACCTGATGCAAAAATGCAACCTGCACACCATCCTGCGCCTGCCGACCGGCATCTTTTACGCCCAGGGCGTAAAAACAAACGTGCTGTTCTTCAGCAAAGGTACTGCCGAGAATCCTAGACAGGAAGAAAATTGCACTCAACAGGTGTGGGTCTACGACTTGCGTACCAACATGCCTAGCTTCGGCAAACGCACGCCGTTCGATGAACAGCATTTAGCGCCGTTCGAAGTTTGCTATCACGCCGAAAACCGCCAGGAAGCAGATGGCCAAATCTCACTCTCCCTTGAGGAAGAGGGTCGGGGTGAGAGGGAAGTAGAATCCCGCTGGCGTTGCTTCAGTCGCGACTGGATCAAAACTCAAAAAGGCGACTCGCTGGACATAGCTTGGCTTAAAGACCAGGACAGCGTCGATGCCGCCAGCCTGCCGGAACCGGATGTCTTGGCCGCCGAAGCGATGAGCGAGATGACCGAGGCTTTGCGGGAATTGGATGGATTAATGACAGCGTTAGGAAAGTCAGACGAAGCCACATTACAAAAGAAAATGCTGGCAGACATCTTGGGGTTAGAGGGAGATATTGCCGATGTTTGA
- the hsdR gene encoding type I restriction-modification system endonuclease yields the protein MAEKSNFEFLKEHDPLFFQLASAAERVFASDPNTTLIKLRQLGEALAQDLAARCGIEFDDKTSQADLLFKLNREIRLDANVAELFHTLRIEGNRATHQFKTQHKEALDGLRIARALAIWFHQAFGKQGINFKPGPFIAPTDPSLELRELTIQIEQLKAKLQDASEQVETNQQLIELTAREKEQYAVLAEQMDAEARIFEQMAQAHEQQLHQERQAFEARLQAMQTELETKEQASEEASASIKKATAELSLNEELTRILIDQQLIAAGWEADTEQLTYQRGARPEKGKNKAIAEWPTKGKQAADYVLFAGLTPIAVVEAKRENVNVAGKIPQAERYARGFTPTTNMQTAWQQQGRTIAWPDHEDGHYQIPFVYSCNGRPFVKQLAEQSGTWFRDVREPSNLAKPLPDFHSPTGLLDKLERSKAAAEEKLKQEGFAYLRLRDYQEKAVQAAELALAANQTNCLLAMATGTGKTRTIIGLMYRFLKAERFKRILFLVDRKALGQQAIDNFNDATLEQNQTLSKIYNVAELGDMAAEAETRIQVATVQAMVKRIFQSDNPPNIDAYDCLIVDEAHRGYTLDQDMTEGEMAMRDVAQYLSSYRRVLDYFDAFKIGLTATPAKHTTEIFGKPVYTYSYREAVADDWLIDHEPPIRYQTLLSQKGIQFAKGSQVSVINTQTGAVELATLDDDMNFDVDDFNRRVISPSFNKVICKELVKELDPFGDEKTMIFCASDRHADMVKRILDRLYKKLYGDEYNEAAVKKITGQSDKVNQLIRQYKNERYPSIAITVDLLTTGIDVPKICHVVFFRRVRSRILYEQMLGRATRRCDEIGKTVFRIYDPVDIYATLKDVSDMKPLVKDPNISIEQLIEELNNPKSLTATGTKPDVSHAQDVLNALSQRIMRILRKAKTKAANKPELQKKLSELEDSWGVAPEQLHQHLHQLGPQQAAQFIQNNANLLNQLEQVKTLLGSEYYPLLAEHEDELKVREQSYGKYDKPADYLESFNDFIKNQINQSAALAVVVNKPKDLTREQLREIRLLLDQNGYSEAKLQSAWRNQTNQDIAASIIGYIRQAAIGEALIPFEQRVVHAMQKIYALHPWTQVQRKWLDRLAKQLSHEVVIDQTFVNRVFANDGGAKTLNNLLNQQLDTVLDTLSESLWSAA from the coding sequence ATGGCCGAAAAGAGCAACTTCGAATTCCTCAAAGAGCATGATCCCTTATTTTTCCAGCTCGCCTCGGCTGCGGAACGTGTTTTTGCCAGTGATCCCAACACTACGCTGATCAAACTCCGCCAACTAGGTGAGGCGCTTGCTCAAGACTTGGCGGCGCGTTGTGGCATTGAATTTGACGACAAAACCAGCCAAGCCGATTTATTGTTCAAGCTCAATCGGGAAATTCGTCTCGATGCCAATGTGGCTGAGCTGTTCCACACCTTGCGAATCGAAGGTAACCGCGCTACCCATCAATTCAAAACCCAACACAAAGAAGCCCTGGATGGTCTGCGCATTGCCCGTGCCTTGGCGATTTGGTTTCATCAGGCCTTTGGCAAGCAAGGCATAAATTTCAAACCTGGTCCCTTCATCGCTCCGACCGATCCTAGTCTTGAATTGCGCGAGTTGACTATCCAGATTGAACAACTCAAGGCTAAACTTCAAGATGCCAGCGAGCAAGTCGAAACCAACCAGCAACTAATCGAACTGACGGCGCGCGAAAAGGAGCAATACGCGGTATTAGCCGAACAGATGGATGCCGAGGCTCGCATCTTCGAGCAGATGGCGCAAGCGCATGAACAGCAACTGCATCAAGAACGCCAAGCTTTTGAGGCTCGATTGCAAGCCATGCAAACTGAGCTGGAAACCAAGGAGCAAGCCAGTGAGGAAGCCAGTGCCAGCATTAAAAAAGCGACTGCCGAACTGTCGCTCAACGAAGAACTCACCCGCATCCTGATCGATCAACAGTTGATCGCCGCCGGCTGGGAAGCCGATACGGAACAATTGACTTACCAGAGAGGTGCAAGACCGGAAAAAGGCAAAAACAAAGCCATTGCCGAGTGGCCGACGAAAGGCAAACAAGCCGCCGACTACGTTCTGTTTGCCGGATTGACGCCGATTGCCGTGGTTGAAGCCAAGCGCGAAAACGTCAATGTCGCCGGCAAAATTCCGCAAGCGGAACGCTATGCGCGCGGTTTTACCCCAACGACAAACATGCAAACGGCTTGGCAGCAACAAGGCCGCACCATCGCATGGCCGGATCACGAAGATGGTCATTACCAGATTCCATTCGTGTATTCCTGTAATGGCAGACCATTCGTCAAACAACTGGCCGAACAATCCGGCACTTGGTTTCGCGACGTACGCGAGCCGTCCAATTTGGCTAAACCGTTACCGGATTTTCACAGCCCCACCGGCTTGCTGGATAAACTGGAACGCAGTAAAGCAGCGGCGGAAGAAAAGCTCAAGCAGGAAGGCTTTGCCTATCTGCGCTTGCGCGATTATCAGGAAAAAGCGGTACAGGCTGCCGAGCTGGCATTGGCGGCCAACCAAACCAACTGTCTTTTAGCCATGGCCACCGGCACCGGTAAAACCCGCACCATCATAGGCTTGATGTATCGGTTTTTAAAAGCCGAACGCTTCAAACGGATTCTGTTTTTGGTGGATCGCAAAGCACTAGGCCAGCAAGCGATTGATAACTTCAACGATGCCACTCTGGAGCAAAACCAAACCCTATCCAAAATCTATAATGTCGCCGAACTCGGCGACATGGCCGCCGAAGCCGAAACTCGTATTCAAGTGGCCACCGTGCAAGCCATGGTCAAACGCATCTTTCAATCCGACAACCCGCCGAATATCGATGCCTACGATTGTTTGATCGTCGATGAAGCGCACCGTGGTTATACCTTGGATCAAGACATGACCGAGGGCGAAATGGCGATGCGCGATGTAGCGCAATATCTGTCCAGCTACCGCCGCGTGTTGGATTATTTCGATGCCTTCAAAATCGGCCTCACCGCCACCCCTGCCAAACACACCACGGAAATTTTCGGCAAACCGGTTTACACCTATTCCTACCGTGAGGCGGTGGCTGACGACTGGTTAATCGACCATGAGCCACCGATTCGCTACCAAACCCTGCTGTCGCAAAAAGGCATCCAATTTGCCAAGGGCAGCCAAGTCAGCGTCATCAACACTCAAACCGGTGCCGTCGAACTCGCCACCCTTGATGACGACATGAATTTTGATGTCGATGACTTTAACCGCCGCGTGATCAGCCCATCGTTCAATAAGGTGATCTGCAAGGAATTGGTCAAGGAACTCGACCCTTTCGGCGACGAGAAGACTATGATTTTCTGCGCCTCGGATCGCCATGCCGACATGGTCAAACGTATTCTCGACCGCCTTTACAAAAAACTCTACGGCGACGAATACAACGAAGCGGCGGTCAAGAAAATCACCGGCCAAAGCGATAAGGTTAACCAGTTAATTCGCCAATACAAAAACGAACGCTACCCCAGCATTGCCATCACCGTGGACTTGCTGACCACCGGCATCGACGTACCGAAAATCTGCCATGTGGTATTTTTCCGCCGCGTACGTTCACGGATTCTGTACGAACAAATGCTGGGCCGTGCCACCCGCCGTTGCGACGAAATCGGTAAAACCGTTTTCAGGATTTACGATCCGGTCGACATCTATGCCACATTGAAAGATGTCAGCGATATGAAACCGCTGGTCAAAGACCCCAATATCTCGATCGAGCAGCTTATCGAGGAACTGAACAATCCAAAAAGCCTAACCGCAACCGGCACCAAACCGGATGTCAGCCATGCCCAAGATGTCCTGAATGCCCTGAGTCAACGCATTATGCGCATCCTACGCAAAGCCAAAACCAAGGCGGCCAATAAACCGGAGCTACAAAAGAAACTGAGCGAACTGGAAGATTCATGGGGCGTAGCACCCGAACAGCTGCACCAACATTTGCATCAGCTTGGCCCGCAACAAGCGGCACAGTTCATCCAAAATAATGCCAATCTGCTTAATCAACTGGAACAAGTCAAAACCTTGCTCGGATCGGAATACTACCCGTTGCTCGCCGAACACGAAGATGAATTGAAAGTTCGCGAACAAAGCTACGGCAAATATGACAAGCCCGCCGATTATCTGGAAAGCTTCAACGACTTCATCAAAAACCAAATCAATCAGTCGGCGGCATTAGCCGTGGTGGTCAATAAGCCCAAAGACCTGACCCGCGAGCAACTGCGCGAAATCCGCCTGTTATTGGATCAAAACGGCTACAGCGAAGCCAAGCTGCAAAGCGCTTGGCGCAACCAAACCAATCAAGACATCGCCGCCAGTATCATCGGTTACATCCGTCAGGCAGCAATCGGCGAGGCCCTGATACCGTTCGAGCAACGTGTTGTCCACGCCATGCAAAAAATCTACGCATTGCATCCATGGACGCAGGTACAACGCAAATGGCTTGATCGCTTGGCCAAACAACTCAGTCATGAAGTGGTGATCGATCAAACCTTCGTCAATCGCGTGTTTGCCAATGACGGCGGCGCCAAAACTCTAAATAATTTACTCAACCAGCAACTGGATACCGTACTGGATACTCTGTCCGAATCCCTGTGGTCGGCAGCTTAA